The genomic region GTGCTTCAGTGTGTCAAGTCCACGGGAAGAGCAGGATCACAGcaacagggacagagagagggagatcgTCAGCCACGTGTGGCAAAACCTCCGATACAAGCCGCACCAAAAGCGCCCTGCCCCTCACCTGACTCTTAATGCCCTGCTGGGTGATAAAGGTCTTCAGGGCTCCAGTTTCAGAGTTCTGGGGGTAGCCAAAGTCCAGGATCTCTACAGGGGGAAGAAGGTAATCAGACAGGGAGAGATGGGGCTGAGCGCAGGTCGGGGAGTGTCTGTCATTCACAGCAAGAGAACACAGATTACGGCCGGACGGTGGAGGTCCGGGAGGAGCTGAGGGATCCACACTGAAGCCTCTATCACCGGGTGGACCGATGGAACCCGTCTGCGCTGAACTTTCTTTAGGTTTTGATTTTCTCActaaagggcaaaaaaaaatcaaaacctaAAAAAACCACAGCAGAGCGGAGTCAGCTGACGGAAAGCCAGAGGAGACCCCCCCAGGCCAGGGAGGCTCACGCGCAGAGGGATGGGTAGCTAAAATAAAAGGGCAGAAAGACAGAGACACCGGCGTGGGGTTAACGCGTGGATCCGGGGGGGGCACATTACCGTCCAGCAGCTCGTAGATGAGCACGAAGTTGTTCTTGATGTTCTCCTCGCTGATCTTGCCGAAGTAAGCGGTCATCACGTCGCACATCTTGTAGAGGAACTCGAAGACCATGGCGGCGTTGACATTCTGCTTGGTGACGGCCGCCAGCCAGATGTTGGAGCGCTTAACGTGGAAGAAGCTGGTGCGGGCGATGTTGGTGACGGGCGAGCGGACCTGCTGCCGGGCGTGGATCACGTTCACACGGAACGCGTCCACCGCATTGcgcctggacacacacacacacacacacacaaagcgtaAGCATAACCTCAAATGACGGCTTATGTCCTCCTGACTGGTTTCACAGAACAAGACATCATGCTGTCTCAAGTCAAGGGAGcacattataaaaaataaattgaatgctTAAAATTATACTATATCATACACAGCCTGCGCTGCACAACTGCCAAGTTGTTGACCATCCACACTTTGGATAGAAAGTCAATTTGCCTGATGCACCAAACCAACCAGGACTGGAAGCCATAAGGAACCAGTGTCAGACTGCACAGCCAGCCTTCTGGGCGGAGGACAAGAGGGAGAGGCAGCCTCTATGAGCTCAGTCTTGGCCACTGAAGAACTTAGGCAAATCTCCATAAGAATTTAAAGATACTTAAAAACAAAATTAGATTTTCAGTTCTTTCCGAGCCGCAGTCTCCTCTGGAcgtagcaagcctagcagtgcaAAAACGGACTACATCTTATAGACCATTAGAGATGTTTTCATCTCAGAAGCTCATGCAAGTCCAACAGCCAGCGACTGCTAAATGTCATCCTGTAGGAGTCTCCAACATGGCATGTCTTTAAAAACACACATCCAAAAATGTCTAGCAACCAAAAGGAATTACAAAGCtgcaaaaaaaaaggttataaAAGAGGAGCAGACAACAGCCATTGGGCAGTAATGAATGGGGGACACAAGCGAGCGAGGCAGGATTCCAGTCAGCACCACCCcatacctgcagggggcgcaagCACACATGCTTTGGGGCAGTCGTTGCTGAGCTGGTCTTACCTATTCCTATAGCAGCCAATGCAGTGATGGACATGGACAGAAATGGCAACAGCAAAAGGAAGACGGACAGGAAGAGAGAGGAAGGAAGAGAGCAGGAATAGGCGGGGGGCaaaatggagagagagaggatcaGGCACACAAACAGGCACTACACGATGATCCCGCTGAAGCCACACAGCAAATCCATCAAGGTACTATTCAGAGATATGATAGCAATGTAGAGCAGAGAGAGGGCCCACACAGCAGGAGGGCCACAGGGGAGCAGAAGGGTACTGCCGcgtgtgctctctctctctctccttctgaaCAGAGAGGATCATGCGAAATTTGAATGACTGTTGAAGTACAAACCACCCCCTTATGTAAAACGTTTTAAATGCAAAGCTTAGACTTTTCACCAAAACCCCTCGTATCACACAAATCCCAGTCTCTGTTGTCTTCAGTCTTCACTCACCCTATGTCATCGCGGTACACCCGGGAGATCAGCACCTCCCCCTTGTGGTTGTAGATGAACAGTCCTCCAATCATGTTGGCAGCCGTTCAGTGTTGTCCTGCCATGACTAAATGCCTGTGGAGGAGTTGGGGAGAAATTAAAAAGTGTTCTCACGTGACAACATGACTGCCCTCTGATTCGCCGAAAGCACAGTACAGCCCCTGAATAGAAACCGAGACACGCAACACGGATCAAAGTAGGCATTCCTCTGCCAACCTAAACACCTCTAGACAAGAATGATGCTGTCTATCAGAGTGCATCTGTCCACATTAGACGCGATAAGCAACACGAAGGCTTCCGGACCGCCTGCCACCAGAAGGCCCCACCCATCTGAGGGTCTCGATTAGACCCCAAGCACCTCCTCCAGATCATGGATAAGTGAAGAGCTGCACTGAAATAGACTGATTAAACTGCTCCGTAAGGATTCCCGGGAAGTGCAATGTGTGTGCAAATTGTTACTGAAAACAGGAAGATGTTTAAGAATTTGACACTACAGAGACAGTCGTGGTCGGCTGCTATTTCCTATAACATACAGCGCCAGTCACTGCGGAAACAAACGGGCAGCCTTTtaaatgcgtttacatggcgtGCGCGGCTTTGTCACACAGACAACTTAAAACCCTCAGGTTTGGATGGATTTCATCGCCATCGTATAGCGATGCCTGCCTTCATTGCGACGTCCTGTCTACGCCGGTCTCTAGCATCACCTCCATAATTCCCTGAAGGGCAGTACAAGGCGGacggaaaaataaaaaataaaaataagactAGGAAACGGAACCGAGAATGATCCCAGCCGACTGTCCTTCCCACCGAGAAAAATAAGAATTGCTACTCGGTCCACCCACCGAGGAACATGTCACCGCCCTGCGAGAGCCGAAGACTGGGCGACGCGACGCGACACACACCCCGGTCACTGCGCAAACATCCGCAGACTCCCACGGGTAGACACCGTTACAAACACGGTCCTTATCTCACGGACGGACTGCAGTAGCCGCTTCGTCTCCATTTCCCGCAGTTTCCCCCGTAACGGACCAAGATGTCGTCCGCAGCGGCGCAGCCCGCCGATCCGTCCTTTTCTCAGAATGCGCCCCATCCGCCAAATATGCCCGTTCATTCACAACTCGGCCTTTCAGCTCGCTCTCTCACCCTTAAACCCGTATGCCATTATGCTCCATCAAGACCGACATGCCCAAGCCGGATGACCTTACCGCTCTCCTCCAGTCCCACTACCGCCGGACCGTTCCTGTGTAACCGGTGCCACCGCACTTCTCGCTTCTCCGATTCAAAATGTCTACCTCTCCTTCGCTCGGAGGCGACCGTCAGCTGACCGCGCTGCTGCGTCATGACGTCATCACGCACAACCAGAAGCCCCGCCTGTTTGCTGCCCGCCGGCTGGCACGGAGCCATTCTTCACTCAAATGTATTCGTACCGAGAGTAAACCTAGTTCAATAAGTGCTTCagatttgacgtgattgtattCGATATGTAGCGAAAAGAGATGTAAACAAAGGGTCATACTGCCGTAGCCGTAATTAATTTTACATGGACCAGCCGACATGCCCTACTTACCCGCCGAAGGGGCCGACGCTGCCCTGTTAGATTATGTGCGGCTAGAAATACGGCCGTCGGAGGAGCTCAAATTCAGTAGAAATTTAATATTCATGCATAGTACCGGTACATCCACCATTCTGACATTTTAGATTTCCCATGGGAAGGGGCAGCTGACGccataattaaaattaaatcacTGGATTAGTTAGAATCTACCATCAAAACTGGAAAAAGGAAAGTCACACAAACACGGTAATTTTAGGCAATAAAACtatgtttataaataaaaacatttttccataaaACAGCATACCGTACAGTATGTATGAAATCGGATGTTTGTCGCTATACATTATCATCTGCTAATTATTAAAAACCAAAGATAAATGTAGTCAGGACAAAAATGCAGAAAGGCTTAATGTTACAAATGAGAAACGGGATACAGAATTTTAATGTTAATAATGAAGTATGCAGAAAGAAACAGTAAAACCTCCGAAATGTGCCGAGAGGGGAAAGGAGAAGTCTGGCATTCACCAACTTGCTCCTGCGGTCAGTCTGCGTGCTCTCCGTTATTCCACATGCATGTGGCCTGTGAAGGCCACATCGACGCTGTGGGCCGGACAGCATCACTCACACcctacacagataaacaccagctGCCTGATGGCACATTACCATGGCAACTCACTGCTGGTTAGCAGAAAAAGCTGTTAATAGTACCTCATTCAGCCCAGAAAAGACTACCCTCTCCTATTCTTTTAATCCGGGTCTTTAGAGCAGATCAAACACAATCACCTTTACTCAGAACATCTTCCTCTCACCCCTAACATTtttatggaaaaataaaaaggaaaccAACAGGACAAAGTAAACCAGTCAGCTAGATTTATACCCACGGTGTCGTTGTGTTTAATCCGTCATGAAACGCATCACATTCAGTCCGTGAGAAATGAAAAGTGaaactctgctttctccttatAAAGTGAGACACTGGAGAAGCAGGGACAGGAGACAAAAGGACAAGCGACATGGCAAAGGCTAGGGCCCCCCCCCTAGACACGGGACAGAGTGCTTGGCGGGAAGGACGCAGAACTGGTTCTTGGGGAAAGAAGGCTGGTTTTTTTGTTCTTCACTGAAGAAAGTAGCAGCCACAAGCTGCAGCCGGGGATGATGGGAAGGGGGCAGCGGCACAGACAACCGCTGTTACGCTCTATCCATCTCTCACACCCCCATCTCTCAGCATGAATGAGACAGGCCCTCTAGTCAGCTGACACTGATCACATGACATCCACAAAGAACTCGCTTGGATTGCCCATGGCCATGCGGAAGGACTGGCGTGAGGCTGTCAGCTCAGGGGGCACAGAGGCCAGATCACGGCCAGGGGGGGATCCAGGCAGGGCTAGGGAGACTGCCGTCGGGGGCTGTGGGGGCAGGCCAGGAGGGCCGTACGGCAGACTGTGAGCGTGGGAATGGGCACTGCGCACGCTGTGCTCACTGGGAGGCGCCGCAGAGCGCTCGCTGGGCGCCCTCTCTCGCCGATGCTCGGACTCACTGCCACTGCCGCCCGATTTGGACTCCGCCGCTCCTGCTCCCGGCTTCGTCTCCTTTTTGCTGCCGCTGCGATTCGAGCCACTGCTGCGACTCCCTGTGGAGGCAGGGGAAGGACAGTGTCATTGCTGCTGGTGCGAGCGTCAGCCCGCTCATTGGCTGGCCCGCATCTCAGGCTGCCAGCTACGACTGTCCAGGAGACTCTCACTGGCCTGGCAGCCGGATCTCACCTTCACTCGGTTGGCTGCCAGCACTGCCCCCCACTGCGGGAAATCCGTAGGGCTCCAGTGCGGGGTGCGGGCTGTAGGGCTGCGGGATAGGGTACTGGtagggaaaagccaggggccaggGCACTGCCCCGGGTACAGGGAGAGGGGCCAGAGTGTCCTGGTCTGACGTTCCACTGGAGCCATCTTGCTCTTGCAGGGAGAGGTGGGCCATGTCTGGTGAGGAGCATATAAACAGATGGATTTACACACTGCTTACCTTGCTGCAGTGACATCACATGAAAACAGTAAAAGGAAGACTGAGGGCGCAACAGCTATCACGAGACATCCGAGGAGTGGGACAGGTAACTCACTGCCACAAAGGTCCCCAAAGATGTAGTAGCACTGTTCAGAGAAGGTGATCTTGTTGACAGTGTGGCGGATGTAGCCGGCCTTCAGCAGGTTGCTGGCGTACTTGCGCGCCTCACGGCGATCGGTGAAGCCCTCCACGTGGCGAAACAGCCAGTCCACCACGTCCGATCCTGGAGCCCAAGACCAGCGTCTCAGTAAGCAGCATTTAAGGGAGGAGGACTCACTgcgcctgtgggggggggggggcgccgacACACTGTACCTATGAAGGCGTTTGGGATGGTGATCTTCAGCCACATCCTGTCCCGCACTTCCAGCCCTGACTCAGGGGAGGCCATCGCCTTGGCAACAGTTGCCATGTCACTGTGGATGGACAGGTGGAAGTCGTCGAAGCCTGGCAGGGACAGCGAAGCGTGTGCAGCATCAGCCAGGGCAACGACACGCAGGTTTCCGAGGGCAACGTCGGCAGGCTGGCCACTTACGCTCCGTCTCGGGGATGGAGCTGGTGatggaggagctggtggacgtgaTGGTGCTCATGGAAGGGCTCATGCCGTAGACAGGGTATGCCCCCGTCATGGCAGCGGTGTGGGACACCCAGGCGGCCGGGTCAATGGGACGGATTGGTTCACCTGgaaagaagggggggggtgaaggagGCGTGGCTATGATGGTGGGTTTGACTTCAGGGATTCATTTACATCACTGTAAGGGAGCTGGAGCTAAGAGAAAAGGCTGCCTGGAGGTGACACTCACTGCGGGGCAGGGTGAAGCAGCCCCTGGGACTGGGGTCCCAGCACTTAGCCACAGTCAGCGTGATGGGGctacagcgagagagagagaggcagagtgtTAGcagggcgccccctgctgccagGACCATGGCCACCCCCACTCTCCGGCACTCACCCCGGCTTGTGCACGATCTCCCGCAGCACTCTCACCGCGTCATCGTTGCTCATGTTCTcgaagttaatgtcattcacctgggggggggaggggtatggGAATAGCGAGGGCTGTGACGGTGGATGACTCAGTGAcacaacccccctccccgctaatgcatgcatgcatgcgcgCACACACCTGCAGGAGCATGTCCCCGGGCTCGATACGGCCGTCCGCCGCCACCGCTCCACCCTTCATGATGGAGCCGATGTAGATGCCCCCGTCTCCCCGCTCGTTGCTCTGCCCCACGATGCTGATGCCCAGGAAGTTGTACTTCTCTGCAGAGACCCAGCACCCTGCTCACTCACTCAGTGCTTTCAGTCAATAATTCTCCTTATAGGGGAGTCTATGACAGACCTGTGCCTGCTTCTTGCAATTCCACTCCAGGACACAAGGTGTCAACATACTTCAAGGGACTGACTGTGCAACTGACAGACGCTTACCCATGTTTAAGGTGACTGTGATGATGTTCAGCGACATGGTGGAATCAGTGATGCTGCTGAAGGACGATGACTAGagagaggggagggggaggagtGAGTGGGCG from Brienomyrus brachyistius isolate T26 chromosome 17, BBRACH_0.4, whole genome shotgun sequence harbors:
- the LOC125711642 gene encoding segment polarity protein dishevelled homolog DVL-3 isoform X1 gives rise to the protein MGETKIIYHLDDQETPYLVKLPIAADRVTLADFKNVLNKPNYKFFFKSMDDDFGVVKEEISDDNAKLPCFNGRVVCWLVSADGAQSDGGSVCADSQLDLPPPLERTGGIGDSRPPSFHANAAASQDNLDNETETDSVACVRRERERPRRRDTSGRMNGHSQRAELGGYESSSTLMSSELDTTSFVDSEEEDAASRFSSSTEQSSSSRLMRRHRRRRRKPKTPRMERSSSFSSITDSTMSLNIITVTLNMEKYNFLGISIVGQSNERGDGGIYIGSIMKGGAVAADGRIEPGDMLLQVNDINFENMSNDDAVRVLREIVHKPGPITLTVAKCWDPSPRGCFTLPRSEPIRPIDPAAWVSHTAAMTGAYPVYGMSPSMSTITSTSSSITSSIPETERFDDFHLSIHSDMATVAKAMASPESGLEVRDRMWLKITIPNAFIGSDVVDWLFRHVEGFTDRREARKYASNLLKAGYIRHTVNKITFSEQCYYIFGDLCGNMAHLSLQEQDGSSGTSDQDTLAPLPVPGAVPWPLAFPYQYPIPQPYSPHPALEPYGFPAVGGSAGSQPSEGSRSSGSNRSGSKKETKPGAGAAESKSGGSGSESEHRRERAPSERSAAPPSEHSVRSAHSHAHSLPYGPPGLPPQPPTAVSLALPGSPPGRDLASVPPELTASRQSFRMAMGNPSEFFVDVM
- the LOC125711642 gene encoding segment polarity protein dishevelled homolog DVL-3 isoform X2 produces the protein MAESCAGWCRRMGHSQTVALCVLTASWTCPLPWNAPGALAIPGLHHSMAKCEHCSGRCLGLSHRGTDAPLLTNFQTYKRRGLANAAASQDNLDNETETDSVACVRRERERPRRRDTSGRMNGHSQRAELGGYESSSTLMSSELDTTSFVDSEEEDAASRFSSSTEQSSSSRLMRRHRRRRRKPKTPRMERSSSFSSITDSTMSLNIITVTLNMEKYNFLGISIVGQSNERGDGGIYIGSIMKGGAVAADGRIEPGDMLLQVNDINFENMSNDDAVRVLREIVHKPGPITLTVAKCWDPSPRGCFTLPRSEPIRPIDPAAWVSHTAAMTGAYPVYGMSPSMSTITSTSSSITSSIPETERFDDFHLSIHSDMATVAKAMASPESGLEVRDRMWLKITIPNAFIGSDVVDWLFRHVEGFTDRREARKYASNLLKAGYIRHTVNKITFSEQCYYIFGDLCGNMAHLSLQEQDGSSGTSDQDTLAPLPVPGAVPWPLAFPYQYPIPQPYSPHPALEPYGFPAVGGSAGSQPSEGSRSSGSNRSGSKKETKPGAGAAESKSGGSGSESEHRRERAPSERSAAPPSEHSVRSAHSHAHSLPYGPPGLPPQPPTAVSLALPGSPPGRDLASVPPELTASRQSFRMAMGNPSEFFVDVM